The genomic DNA GCACGTAGAGCATGTCGTCGTCGCGGACCTCGAACACCTCCGGCGCCACGGTCATGCACTCTCCATGGCTGTCGCACAGGTCGTAATCGACGGATACTCGCATCCAGACCGCCCGCTATCTTGTGTCTTGGATTTAGGCTTGGCTAGAAGCAGGATAACCACGATGGCATGTGTTGACGAGACTCGTGTCCTGAAACGGAGGATCGCGCCCGTGTTGACTGGCTTCGTACCCTGGCCCGAGGGCCTGGCCGCCCGCTACCACCGCGAGGGCTACTGGCGGGGCGAGGTGCTCGGCGACCTGCTGCGCCCGTGGGCGCGCACCCATCCCGACAGGATCGCCGTGATCGCCCGCGGCCGTCGGTACGGCTACGCCGAGCTGGACGGGTGGGCCGACCGGCTGGCAGCAGGGCTCGCCGACCTCGGCATCGGACATCACGACCGGGTCGTCGTCCAGTTGCCGAACTCGGTGGAGTTCGTGGTCACCTGCGTCGCGCTCTTCCGGCTGGGCGCGCTGCCCGTCCTCGCGCTGCCCGCCCACCGCCGGGCCGAGCTCACCTACCTCAGCGAGTACGCCGGGGCCGTCGCACTCGTCGTGCCCGACGTGGTGCAGGGCACCGACCACCGGCTACTCGCGCAGGAGGTGCGCGAGCGGGTGCCCTCGGTCAAGCACATCCTGGTCGCCCCCGGCTCCGCGCGGACCGCCGAGGAGCCGCTGCCGCCCCATTCCGACCTCATCGCGCTCGCCGACGTCTCGGGAGAGGTACGCGAGCTCCCGCCGCCCGATCCCGCGGACCCGGCGTTCTTCCTGCTGTCCGGCGGCACGACCGGCCTGCCGAAGCTGATCCCCCGGACGCACGACGACTACGCCTTCCAGCTGCGGGCCACCGCCGAGGCGATGGGCTTCGACGAGCGGGGCGTCTACCTCGCGGTGCTGCCGGTCGGGCACAACGCCGCGCTCGGCTGCCCCGGGGTGCTGGGGGCCCTGCGGGCCGGAGGGAAGGCCGTCATGGCCGCCAGCCCGGCCCCGGACGAGGCGCTGCCGCTCGCCGGGCGGGAGGGCGCGACGCTCACCACGCTCATGCCCGCGTTCCTGCCGCTGTGGATGGAGACGGCCGAGCTGTTCGACGCCGACCTGTCGGGTCTGACCATCGAGGTCGGCGGCGCCCGGCTGGATCCCGAGGTGGCGCGCCAGGTGCGTCCCACGCTGGGGGCGACCCTCACCCACTGGTTCGGCATGGCCGAAGGGGTGCTGTGCTTCACTCGCCGCGACGACCCGCCCGAGGTGCCGGCGACCTCCCAGGGCACGCCCCTGTGCGCGGCGGACGAGCTGAAGATCGTGGACGACTCCGACATGGAACTGCCGGCCGGGCAGGTGGGCCACCTGATCGCGCGCGGCCCGTGCACCCTGCGCGGCTACTACGACGTGCCCGAGCACAACGCGACGGCCTTCACCGCCGACGGCTTCCTGCGCACCGGTGACCTGGCCCGCTTCGACGAGGCGGGCAGGCTCGTCGTCGAGGGCCGCGCCAAGAGCGTCATCAACCGGGGCGGCGAGAAGGTGTCGGCGGAGGAGGTCGAGTCGCATCTGACGGCGCACCCGGCGGTCCGGGCCGCCACCGTGGTCCCCGTACCGGACGCCACGCTGGGCGAGAAGACGTGCGCGTTCGTCGTCGCGGACGGCCGGGCGGCGCCCTCGCTGGCCGAGCTCAAGGAGTTCCTGAGCGAACGCGGCCTGGCGGAGTTCAAGCTGCCCGACCGCTTGGAGACGATCGACGCGCTGCCGCTCACCGGCGTCGGCAAGGTGGACCGCCGCGCACTTGCGGAGCGCGTCGCCTAGCCCCCGCCCCGCGACGCCTCCAGCGGACGCCGCGGGCGTGCGGCGGCTCAGCCGTCGAGGCGGTACAGCCGGTGGAAGCGGTCCGTGAGGTCGAAGCTCCGTACCCGGGTGAACCCGGCCGCCCGGGCCATCGCCTCGACGTGCGAGGCCCGCATGACGGTGCCGGTGGCCGCGGAGTCCTCCGCCGCGCGGCCGGCGGGCAGGCAGTGGAGCAGGCTCGTCGCGTACTGGAAACGCTCGATCTCGTCACCCGGCGCGGTGAAGGCGTCCGCGACCCTGGCGTCCATCACCAGGACGGCACCCCCCTCGGCCCGCATGCCGCGGCAGGCGGCCAGCGCCTCCACGGGGCGCGGCACCTCGTGGAGGGTGTCGAAGAGGCATACCACGTCATAGACGCGGCCCCGCGCCGCGAAGGCGTCGGCGACCTCGAAACTCACCCGCTCCGCGAGCCCTGCCTCCTTGGCGCGGGCGTTGGCCTCCGCGACGGCCTCGGCGTCGACGTCCAGGCCGACGACGCGCGCCGAGGGATAGGCCGTGGCCAGCGCGAGGCTGGCCCATCCCGCGCCCGAGCCCACGTCGACCACGCGGGCCGGCGCCGCGGACAGCCGGGCGTGCACGTCGGGCACGTGACGGCGCAGCCACGGGACGAGCTGGCGCGTGAAGACCGCCCTGTTGGCGCCGCCGTGGCCCTGCCGCCAGTCCTCGCCGTAGACGTCGTCGGGGACGCCGCCGCCGGACGCGAACGCCGCGAGCAGGTCGGGCAGGGCGCGCGCCACCCCGCCGAGCGGCAGCAGCGCCGTCGAGACCAGCGACAGCGGGTCGTCGGACGCGGTCAGCACCCGCTCGTGACCCGGCGGCAGGCGGAAGACGCGCCGCTCTCCCGTGCCCTCGGCAGCGAGCAGCCCGCACACGGCCTGCTGTTCCAGCCACTCCCGCAGGTATCTGGCGTCCAGGCCAGTGTGCTCGGCGAGCGCGTCCGCGCTGGCCTGGCCGTGTTCCCGCAGCGCGTCGTACAGTCCGAGCTTGACGCCGAGGTAGGCGGCCAGCGACTCCTGGGTGGCCAGGGTGGCGAGGAAGAGCCGCACGGACAGCGCCCGCGCGGCCGCCTCGGGGGACGTGGGAGCCGGCATGTCAGCCGGCGACGATCTCGCCGCGCTCCGTCAGCTCGCGCACGACGTGGTTCTCCACGGCCAGGATCGTGGTGATCTGCCGCGCCGTGGCCTCGTCGATCGGCGGCAGGTCGAACTCGTCCTCCAGCGTGAACGCCAGCTCCAGCAACGCCAGCGAGTGGAAGCCGAGGTCGTCGACCAGGTGGGCGTCGGGAGCGGCCGACTCGTCCCCGTTGGGCGCGAGCTCCAGCACCACGGCGCGCACGGACGCGCGGGCGTCGGCCTCGGTCATGGTGGAGGTCGTCGATTCGGTCATGACAGTCCTCTCAAGGTGTTCGTCTGGTCGCCGCTGTCGACGACCACGTCGCCCGGCAGCATGTCGTCGAGGAAGCGCCGCCACAGCAGGCGCCGTTTCGGCTTCCCGCTGGAGGTACGCGCGATGGAGCCGCGCGGCGCGTTGACCACGACCACGCGGGCGCCCTGCGTTCTCTGCGCGAGCAGGGTCCGGCAGGTCTCGAGCCATTCGGGGGCGGCCTGCTCGAAGAGGGCGACGGCGGTGGGCGTGCCGTCGCGCACCCCGAGGAGCGCGGCGACCCGCAACGGGGGGACCCCGGCCACGCCGAGCGCGGCCTCCAGGTCCTCGGCGAAGATCGCGCGCCCGCGCACCTTCATGCTGTCTCCCAGCCTGCCGAGGACGTAGAGCCGGCCGTCCATGAGGAAGCCGGCGTCTCCGGTGTGGAGGGCGCCGCCGGCGAAGCTCGACGGTGCCCCCGCGCCTTCTCCGACCGGGGCGGCGGGGGCGTCGCGCGTGACGTATCCGGCGGCGACGCTGGGCCCGGTGACCACGATCTCGCCGACCGCGCCCTCGGGCAACTCTCCCCCGTCGGGATCGTGGATGGCCACGTGGGCCCCGCCGAGTGGTCGGCCGCAGCCGATGAGCTGCTGGGCGTCCTCGCCGGGTGCCGCCAGTGCGACCTTGCGGCCCAGGGCCAGGCTGCCCGGCTCCACGGACAGGCTCGTCCACTCCTCCTCCAGGGCGAGCCCGGTGACCGCGAGCGTCGACTCGGCCAGCCCGTACGCCGGCAACACGGCGAGCCGGGTGAGCCCGCGTGGCCCGAGCAGCCCGTGGAAGCCCTCGAAGGCCACCGGGTCGAGCCGTTCGGCTCCCACGATGACCGTGCGCAGATGGCTGAAGTCCAGCCCCTCCACCTGCGCGGGCTTGACCCGCCGGGCGATGTAGGACAGCCCGAAGTTGGGCATGGCGGTCAGGCGGGCGCCGTGCGTGCCGAAACACTGCAGGTAGCGCAGCGGTGTGTGGATGAACTGCTCGGGTTTCATCAGCCAGATGTCGCTCTGGTTGACGACCGGGGTCAGCAGGCACCCGATCAGGCCCATGTCATGGTGGACGGGCAGCCATGACGCGGTGGGATCGTCGGGCGTCATCCGCAGCCAGCCGCGGATGGCGTCGATGTTGGCCTCGAGCGAGCCGTACGGCACGCGGATGCCGCGGGCCGCGCCGCTCGAGCCGGAGGTGAACTGGAGCAGCGCGAGCTCCGCCCGCGGGGCGCGGGCCCGCGGCTCGTCCGGGCCCGCCGCGAGCAGGCCCTCGACGCCGACCAGGCGCGGCGCCACGCCGCTCGTCCGTGCGATCGGCTGGAGCGTCTCGACCAGGTCCTCGTCGGCCACGACCAGGTGCGGCGCGGCGGAGCCCAGCAAACCCCTGACGTGGGCCGCGTACGCCTCCGGGTCCTGGAAGGTGAGCGGCGGGGCGACAGGCGACGGCACGCACCCGGCGACCATGGCGCCGAAGAGGGTTGCGACGAACCGGGGGCTCGACTGCTGCACGATGCTGACGACGGACCCCCGCGGAACCGCCATCTCCGCCAGCCCGGCGGCGACGCGGAGGCTGAGCGAGGCGAGGTCGGCGTACGACCAGGACTCCCACGCGTCGTCGGCGGCCGCGAAGCGGATGCCCCTGCCGGTCGCCGGGTCCTCGAGCCAGGACAGCAGCGGACGCGGGCCCATCAACGGCCACCCGTCGGCCCGCAAACCCAAGAAGCTTTCATCGTCATTGCGCTCCAACTCGACGCCGATGTGGAAAGCATAGACGAGGATCTGGCTTTTCGAGAGATACCAGATCATAGAATCGCTACACAGTCTCAAGGAGGCACGGTGACAGAGACACTCGGCCGGATCCGGAGCATGTCGGCGACGCTGAAAGCCAGGGCCGCGGAGTTCGAGTCCGCCCGCCGCCTGCCCGATGACGTGATCAAGGATCTCACCGGCGCGGGCGCCATGCGGATGCTGGTGCCGGCGAAGCACGGCGGGCCCGCCATGCACCTGCCCGACGCGCTGGCCGTGATCGAGGAGCTGGCTCGGGCGGACGGGTCCGTCGGCTGGACGGTCGGGCAGGTCACGCTCGCCCAGCTGATCTTCTCGTCCTTCCCGGAGGCGGCGCGGGAGGAGATCTACGCCTCGGGCCCCGACACACTCGGCGCCGGGGCCGTCGCGCCCAAGGGCAGGGCGGCCGACGAGGACGGCCACTGGCGCGTCACGGGCCAGTGGCCGTTCGTCACGGGCTGCCCCCACGCCGCCTGGGTCTACCTGACCTGCGTCGTCGTGGACGGCCGCGCCGTGCGGACGGGACCCGGCGGGGCGCCGGTGACGCGCATGGTGGTCCTCCCGGCCGGCGAGCTCGAGATCGTCGACACCTGGCACGTCATGGGGCTCCGCGGCACGGCGAGCCATGACGTGCGCGTGTCCGGCGTCCGCTGCCCCGACGTGCGCAGCTCCGCCCTGTCCGGCGACGCCAACCGGTTCAGGGTGGCACAGGCCGGGCTGCTCATCTCGGCGGTCAACGTCGGGCTGGCCCAGGGGGCGCTCGACGAGGTGATCGAGCTGGCCACCGACGGCAAGCGGCCCGCGTTCAGCAGGCGCAGGCTGGCCGAGTCGCCGCTGTTCCAGGACCGGCTCGGGGAGGCGCAGATGACCTGCGCCGCCGCGCGGGCGCTGCTGCGCGAGGAGGCCGGGGCGGTCGCCGCCGCGGGGACGCCGGGGCCGCTCGAACGGTCCAGGCTGCGCGCCACGTCGGCACGGGTCGCCTCGCTGACCGCCTCGGTGGTCGACACGGCGCACGCCCTCGCCGGCGGGTCGGCCGTCTACGAGAGCTCGCCGTTGCAGCGCCGGCTGCGCGACATGCGCACCTCGACCCAGCACTTCGTGAACGGCCGAGACTACTACGGAGTCCTCGGCGCGCTGCTCGTGGGCGCGGAGGTGGACCCGGCGCTGCCGTAGCGGTCCGCTCCCCCACCGCGCCCTGGCCGTGCCCCGCGGCGTAGGCGCCGTCAGGGCACCTCGCAGCGGGAGCGGCCCGCGCCGAAGTAGCGTTCGCGCAGCGTGCGCTCCTCCGCCGCGTAGGAGGTGCGGAACAGTCCGCGCCGCTGGAGCTCCGGCACCAGCAGGTCGCAGATGTCGTCAACCCCCGCGGACGGCGGGCACGGGATGAGGTTGAAGCCGTCCACCCCGGCCACCTCCAGCCACTCCTCCATGCGGTCGGCCACCTCGGACGGCGTGCCGTACAGGGTGACGGGCGCCTCCCGGCGGGGCCGGCGCGGCCGGGAGACGAGATAGCGGACATCGCCGACGGTCCAGGTGCGCTCGGGGCCGAGCCGGCGCAGGAAGCCGACGAAGGACTTGCTGCCCTCGGCCGCGATCTCGGCCACCGGCGTGTCATCCGGGCAGGCGGCCAGGTCGACGTCCATCCACCCGCACCACTTGGCCAGCTGGCCCTCGCCGCTCCACAGTTCGTTGTAGAGCCGCGCCTTCTCCTTGGCCTCGGCTCTGGTGGCGCCGACCATGACCATGCCGCCCTGCAGCACCTTCACGGCGGCCGGGTCGCGGCCGGCCGCGGCCACCTGTTCGCGCAGGCCGGAGACCTGGGGCGCGCCGGCCGCCGGATCCGACATGGTCAGGAACACCACCTCGGCGTGCCTGGCCGCGAACGCGGTGCCCCGCGGTGAGGCGCCCGCCTGGTAGAGGACGGGCGTGCGCTGCGGGGACGGCTCGCACTGGTGCGGCCCGCGCACCTCGAACCACTCCCCCTTGTGGTCGATCTGGTGGACCTTGTCCGGGTCGGTGAACATGTCGGCGTCGGCGTCGAGCACCACGGCGCCGTCCTCCCAGCTGCGTTCCCACAGCGCTCGGACCACGGCGACGTACTCGTCCGCGCGGTCGTAACGGACGTCGTGGTCCAGGTACTCGCCGAGCCCGTTGGCGGTGGCCGAGCGCAGATAGGAGGTGACGATGTTCCACGCCACCCGCCCGCCGGTGAGGTGGTCGAGCGAGGTGAACAGCCGGGCGCACTCGTAGGGCTGGTGGTAGGTCGTGGAGTAGGTGACGGCGAAGCCCAGGTTCTCGGTCGCCGCGGCCAGCGCCGGCAGCAGCAGCGCCGGGTCGATCGAGGGGATCTGCACGGCGTGCCGTACGGCGGGCCGCCAGGAGCCCTGGTAGACGTCGTAGACGCCGTGCACGTCGGCGAAGAACAGCGCGTCGATGCAGGCCGCCTCCAGCCGCCTGGCGATGTCCGTCCAGTGCGAAAGGGACCGGTAGCCGGTGGCCGTCCGGTCGCCGGGATATCGCCACAGGCCCTTGAACTGGGGAGAAGGCGAGCACTGGGTGAAGACGTTGAGGTGCATGTCGGCCGTCCTCCGGGATGAGAATCTCGTATCTTTCGACGCTAGCGCGCAAACCCGAGATATCACACCTCTTGCCTCTTCTTGTATCTGGTCAATACGCTGAGGCAATGCGCACACGGATCGACATCGCGTCGTACGTGCGGTTGACCGAGCTCGCCGACTACATCGTGCCGTTCGCGTTACGGGTGGTGTGCGACCTGGGCGTCGCCGACCACCTCGTCGACGGGCCGCTCTCCGTCGACCGGCTCGCCGAGTCGACGGGGTCCCACGCGCCGTCGCTGCGGCGCGTCATGCGGGCGCTGGCCTGCAGGGGCATCTTCACCGAGGTGAGCGAGGACCGCTTCGCGCTGACGCCGCTGGCCGAGCCGCTGCGCAGCGACCACCCCCTGTCCCTGCGTGAGGCGTACCCGCTGCTGCCCGGCGACGTGAAGGCGTGGGCCCATTTCGACCACAGCGTCAGGACGGGCGAGCCGGCCTTCGATCAGGCGCACGGGCAGAGCTACTGGGACTACCTGGCGCAGCGCCCCGACGAGCTGCGCGCCTTCAACGCCTCCCAGCAGGCGGCCACCAGGCTGGAGCTGCGCACCCTGCTGCCGGCCTACGACTGGGGGTCGCTGGAGACGGTGGTGGACGTGGGCGGAGGCAACGGGGCGTTCCTGGCCGGGCTGCTGGCCAAGTTCCCGCGCCTGCACGGCACGCTGCTCGACCAGCCGGACATGGCGGCGCAGGCCCACGAGGTGCTCGCAGCGGCCGAGGTCGCCGGCCGCTGCGAGGTCGTCGGCGGCAGCTTCTTCGACGAGGTGCCGCCGGGCGCCGACGCGTACCTGCTCAAGCGGATCCTCTACGGCTGGGACGACGAGCGCGCGGTGCAGCTGCTGCGCACGGTCGCGGCCGCCATGAAGCCGCGCAGCAGGCTCCTGGTCCTGGAGCCGGTGCGCAAGCCGGGCAACGAGTTCGACGTGGGCAAGACCTACGACCTGCTGCTGTTCGCGATGGCGGGGGGCCGGGTGCGCGGCGCCGACGAGATCGGCGCGCTGTGCGCCCGAGCCGGGCTCCGGGTCGAACGCGTGGTGGACACGATGATGCTGCCGATCGTTGAGGTAAGGACAGAGGAGACGCAGGGATGACCAGAGCTACCTCCACGGCTTTGAGCAGCAATCCCACGAAGCTGGCCATGGAGATCGTGTTCAAGGCGCCCAACGCGGTGACCGACCCCTATCCGTACTACCGCAGGCTGCGCGAGCTCGCCCCGCGGTGCCGGCTCACCTTCGACCAGGGCGTCGCCCTGATGCTGACCTCGTACGACGACTGCCATTTCGCGCTGACCAGCCCGCACATGACGCACGGCGAGCAGCGGCCGCGGCTGGGCGATCACCGGGGCCAGGGCAAGCCGCGCACGATGATGTACATGGACGGCGAGCCGCACGCCCGGCAGCGCGGCCTGGTCGCCAAGGCGCTGACGCCGCGCCGGGTCGGCGCGCTCAAGGACAGCGTGGCCGCCCTGGTCGACGAGCTGCTCGACGGGCTGGAGAAGCGGATCGGGCCGGGCGGCGGCGAGGTGGAGCTGGTCGACGCCTTCACCTTCCGGCTGCCGGTCGCCGTCATCGGCAGGCTGGTGGGCGTGCCCGACACCGACTGGGAGATGCTGCGCACGCTCACCAGGCGGGCCTCCGCCTCGCTGGAGATGCTGGCCCCTCCGGACGTGCTGCGCGCCTCCGACGAGGCGTTGCAGGAGATGGAGGACTACTTCGGCGACCTGCTGCGCAAGCGCCAGGCCGAGCCGCGCGACGATCTGATGTCCGCGCTGGCCCACGTCGAGGAGAACGGCGAGAGGCTGGCCGCGAGCGAGATCACCGCGGTCACCGTGCTGCTGTTCGGGGCGGGCTTCCAGACCGCCACCGATGCCATCGGCAACGGCGTGACCGCGCTGGCCGCCAACCCTGACCAGGAGCGGCGGCTGCGCGAGCACCCCGAGTTGCTCAAGTCGGCGACGGAGGAGCTGCTGCGCTACGAGAACCCGCCGCACCTGCTCGGCAGGTACGTCCACGACGACACCGTGTGGCCCGACGGCACCGAGCTGAAAGCGGGCCAGCACCTGCTCATCATGCTGGGCGCGGCCAACCGCGACCCGGCCAGGTTCGACGACCCGGAGCGGCTCGACCTGGGCCGCTTCGCCGTGCCGGAACCGCCGGCCCAGACGCTGTCCTTCGCCTGGGGCCCGCACCACTGCCTGGGCATCCACCTGGCCAGGATGGAGCTGCAGCTCGCCTACCAGGGGTTGCTG from Nonomuraea muscovyensis includes the following:
- a CDS encoding LLM class flavin-dependent oxidoreductase, encoding MHLNVFTQCSPSPQFKGLWRYPGDRTATGYRSLSHWTDIARRLEAACIDALFFADVHGVYDVYQGSWRPAVRHAVQIPSIDPALLLPALAAATENLGFAVTYSTTYHQPYECARLFTSLDHLTGGRVAWNIVTSYLRSATANGLGEYLDHDVRYDRADEYVAVVRALWERSWEDGAVVLDADADMFTDPDKVHQIDHKGEWFEVRGPHQCEPSPQRTPVLYQAGASPRGTAFAARHAEVVFLTMSDPAAGAPQVSGLREQVAAAGRDPAAVKVLQGGMVMVGATRAEAKEKARLYNELWSGEGQLAKWCGWMDVDLAACPDDTPVAEIAAEGSKSFVGFLRRLGPERTWTVGDVRYLVSRPRRPRREAPVTLYGTPSEVADRMEEWLEVAGVDGFNLIPCPPSAGVDDICDLLVPELQRRGLFRTSYAAEERTLRERYFGAGRSRCEVP
- a CDS encoding class I SAM-dependent methyltransferase, producing MPAPTSPEAAARALSVRLFLATLATQESLAAYLGVKLGLYDALREHGQASADALAEHTGLDARYLREWLEQQAVCGLLAAEGTGERRVFRLPPGHERVLTASDDPLSLVSTALLPLGGVARALPDLLAAFASGGGVPDDVYGEDWRQGHGGANRAVFTRQLVPWLRRHVPDVHARLSAAPARVVDVGSGAGWASLALATAYPSARVVGLDVDAEAVAEANARAKEAGLAERVSFEVADAFAARGRVYDVVCLFDTLHEVPRPVEALAACRGMRAEGGAVLVMDARVADAFTAPGDEIERFQYATSLLHCLPAGRAAEDSAATGTVMRASHVEAMARAAGFTRVRSFDLTDRFHRLYRLDG
- a CDS encoding methyltransferase; this translates as MRTRIDIASYVRLTELADYIVPFALRVVCDLGVADHLVDGPLSVDRLAESTGSHAPSLRRVMRALACRGIFTEVSEDRFALTPLAEPLRSDHPLSLREAYPLLPGDVKAWAHFDHSVRTGEPAFDQAHGQSYWDYLAQRPDELRAFNASQQAATRLELRTLLPAYDWGSLETVVDVGGGNGAFLAGLLAKFPRLHGTLLDQPDMAAQAHEVLAAAEVAGRCEVVGGSFFDEVPPGADAYLLKRILYGWDDERAVQLLRTVAAAMKPRSRLLVLEPVRKPGNEFDVGKTYDLLLFAMAGGRVRGADEIGALCARAGLRVERVVDTMMLPIVEVRTEETQG
- a CDS encoding ferredoxin is translated as MRVSVDYDLCDSHGECMTVAPEVFEVRDDDMLYVLDEQPSFELHAKVEAAARRCPKLAITLER
- a CDS encoding (2,3-dihydroxybenzoyl)adenylate synthase, which translates into the protein MLTGFVPWPEGLAARYHREGYWRGEVLGDLLRPWARTHPDRIAVIARGRRYGYAELDGWADRLAAGLADLGIGHHDRVVVQLPNSVEFVVTCVALFRLGALPVLALPAHRRAELTYLSEYAGAVALVVPDVVQGTDHRLLAQEVRERVPSVKHILVAPGSARTAEEPLPPHSDLIALADVSGEVRELPPPDPADPAFFLLSGGTTGLPKLIPRTHDDYAFQLRATAEAMGFDERGVYLAVLPVGHNAALGCPGVLGALRAGGKAVMAASPAPDEALPLAGREGATLTTLMPAFLPLWMETAELFDADLSGLTIEVGGARLDPEVARQVRPTLGATLTHWFGMAEGVLCFTRRDDPPEVPATSQGTPLCAADELKIVDDSDMELPAGQVGHLIARGPCTLRGYYDVPEHNATAFTADGFLRTGDLARFDEAGRLVVEGRAKSVINRGGEKVSAEEVESHLTAHPAVRAATVVPVPDATLGEKTCAFVVADGRAAPSLAELKEFLSERGLAEFKLPDRLETIDALPLTGVGKVDRRALAERVA
- a CDS encoding phosphopantetheine-binding protein; its protein translation is MTESTTSTMTEADARASVRAVVLELAPNGDESAAPDAHLVDDLGFHSLALLELAFTLEDEFDLPPIDEATARQITTILAVENHVVRELTERGEIVAG
- a CDS encoding cytochrome P450 yields the protein MTRATSTALSSNPTKLAMEIVFKAPNAVTDPYPYYRRLRELAPRCRLTFDQGVALMLTSYDDCHFALTSPHMTHGEQRPRLGDHRGQGKPRTMMYMDGEPHARQRGLVAKALTPRRVGALKDSVAALVDELLDGLEKRIGPGGGEVELVDAFTFRLPVAVIGRLVGVPDTDWEMLRTLTRRASASLEMLAPPDVLRASDEALQEMEDYFGDLLRKRQAEPRDDLMSALAHVEENGERLAASEITAVTVLLFGAGFQTATDAIGNGVTALAANPDQERRLREHPELLKSATEELLRYENPPHLLGRYVHDDTVWPDGTELKAGQHLLIMLGAANRDPARFDDPERLDLGRFAVPEPPAQTLSFAWGPHHCLGIHLARMELQLAYQGLLSRFSKIEVLDEELKWRESNFRGLHELNVRLTPA
- a CDS encoding acyl-CoA dehydrogenase family protein, giving the protein MTETLGRIRSMSATLKARAAEFESARRLPDDVIKDLTGAGAMRMLVPAKHGGPAMHLPDALAVIEELARADGSVGWTVGQVTLAQLIFSSFPEAAREEIYASGPDTLGAGAVAPKGRAADEDGHWRVTGQWPFVTGCPHAAWVYLTCVVVDGRAVRTGPGGAPVTRMVVLPAGELEIVDTWHVMGLRGTASHDVRVSGVRCPDVRSSALSGDANRFRVAQAGLLISAVNVGLAQGALDEVIELATDGKRPAFSRRRLAESPLFQDRLGEAQMTCAAARALLREEAGAVAAAGTPGPLERSRLRATSARVASLTASVVDTAHALAGGSAVYESSPLQRRLRDMRTSTQHFVNGRDYYGVLGALLVGAEVDPALP
- a CDS encoding AMP-binding protein, producing MGPRPLLSWLEDPATGRGIRFAAADDAWESWSYADLASLSLRVAAGLAEMAVPRGSVVSIVQQSSPRFVATLFGAMVAGCVPSPVAPPLTFQDPEAYAAHVRGLLGSAAPHLVVADEDLVETLQPIARTSGVAPRLVGVEGLLAAGPDEPRARAPRAELALLQFTSGSSGAARGIRVPYGSLEANIDAIRGWLRMTPDDPTASWLPVHHDMGLIGCLLTPVVNQSDIWLMKPEQFIHTPLRYLQCFGTHGARLTAMPNFGLSYIARRVKPAQVEGLDFSHLRTVIVGAERLDPVAFEGFHGLLGPRGLTRLAVLPAYGLAESTLAVTGLALEEEWTSLSVEPGSLALGRKVALAAPGEDAQQLIGCGRPLGGAHVAIHDPDGGELPEGAVGEIVVTGPSVAAGYVTRDAPAAPVGEGAGAPSSFAGGALHTGDAGFLMDGRLYVLGRLGDSMKVRGRAIFAEDLEAALGVAGVPPLRVAALLGVRDGTPTAVALFEQAAPEWLETCRTLLAQRTQGARVVVVNAPRGSIARTSSGKPKRRLLWRRFLDDMLPGDVVVDSGDQTNTLRGLS